One genomic segment of candidate division KSB1 bacterium includes these proteins:
- a CDS encoding sugar phosphate isomerase/epimerase, with amino-acid sequence MQVGLTISGFDGRRPGEILALARRFGVRFVELNPFVMNDVDSIIRQTEEIGTGFHLPLFNEHGFDFSSLEAKEKIDDTIHFINSYRHRLNLLYCVAHPPESVKDGDIDEALEFLIENLQRLEVPVLLENTEYWSEREFDKLVEIFRHHLKKKLAGYCFDPAHAYLRGEDIFKRFSAIASQVRCIHLSDCSQGKDAHLPFGQGELPVTRFLRHVAKNHYDGIINLEIVPKSLAETRAVVKSYLAVLRVFKKVKFWRTTAKLLVQGLPEMA; translated from the coding sequence ATGCAGGTTGGTTTGACCATCAGCGGTTTTGACGGCCGGCGGCCGGGCGAAATTCTCGCGCTGGCGCGCCGTTTCGGGGTGCGCTTCGTGGAATTGAATCCATTCGTGATGAACGACGTTGACAGCATCATCAGGCAAACCGAGGAGATCGGCACCGGCTTTCATTTGCCGCTTTTTAATGAGCACGGGTTTGATTTTTCCAGCCTTGAAGCCAAGGAAAAAATCGACGATACCATTCACTTCATCAACAGCTATCGCCATCGGCTCAATCTGCTTTACTGCGTCGCCCATCCTCCGGAATCCGTGAAAGACGGCGACATCGACGAGGCGCTGGAATTTTTAATTGAAAATTTGCAGCGACTGGAAGTGCCCGTGCTGCTGGAAAACACCGAATACTGGTCGGAGCGTGAATTTGACAAGCTGGTGGAAATTTTTCGCCACCACTTGAAGAAAAAACTGGCGGGCTATTGCTTCGATCCGGCGCATGCCTATTTGCGCGGCGAAGACATTTTCAAGCGCTTCAGCGCCATCGCTTCGCAGGTTCGCTGCATTCATCTCTCGGACTGCTCGCAGGGAAAAGACGCGCATTTGCCGTTCGGCCAGGGCGAATTGCCCGTGACCCGCTTTTTGCGCCATGTCGCCAAAAACCACTACGACGGCATCATCAATCTCGAGATCGTGCCCAAATCACTTGCCGAAACCCGCGCCGTGGTGAAAAGCTATCTCGCGGTCCTGCGGGTCTTCAAAAAGGTAAAGTTTTGGCGCACGACGGCGAAGCTGCTGGTGCAGGGCTTGCCGGAGATGGCGTGA
- a CDS encoding thiamine pyrophosphate-dependent enzyme: MHAYSREKEAFHLSAETARQWYHLMHTSRLIDDKAWLLFKQAKGWSYLATCGGHEGIQLALGLSFRQNKDFLFPYYRDQLTCLAAGISIDEIFLNGLTRRDDIASGGRHMSNHFAKPAIGIQNVSSCVANHALHAVGVARAIKYYKSDAVAFASFGEASTSEGYVYEAFNGASRERLPVIFVIQNNKYGISVPLHEQTANECVADNYTGLKYIHIVRCDGTDPIDSRMAMDEALDYVKTGSGPAIVHAQCVRLGPHSNSDRHESYRSEEELAEARAKDPLVRFRAYILKEGLMSEDELAAIEAENKKLVDAAAQRAEAAPLPDPKSVYQFVIPTPFETEETPTPAEGKKEKLREAINRTLHEEFRRNPNTFLWGQDVATGDKGGVFNVTEGMQKAFGRGRVFNAPLAEDFITGTANGFCRFSKDIWVVIEAAQFTDYIWPAMEQMVETTHEYWRTNGQYAPNIVARMACGGYIGGGLYHSQSAEGVFANFPGLRIVMPAFADDAAGLLRTAMRSRGLTIFFEPKNLYNLPSAQAVQTGPDHFVPFGKARLRRPGKDLTIVTYGNAVHFALKAADKLAAEAGIDAEVIDLRSLVPMDVETVRASIAKTNRAMVASEDHKTGGFGGEILSRIVEECFELLDAPPQRVCSLDIPIGFSRILEAEILIDDRKIYSAALELMRY; the protein is encoded by the coding sequence ATGCATGCTTATTCACGTGAGAAAGAAGCCTTTCATCTCTCGGCTGAAACAGCGCGGCAATGGTATCACTTGATGCACACCAGCCGGCTGATCGACGATAAAGCGTGGCTGCTGTTCAAACAAGCCAAGGGTTGGAGCTATCTGGCGACTTGCGGCGGGCACGAGGGCATTCAGTTGGCGCTGGGCCTGTCTTTTCGCCAGAACAAGGACTTTCTTTTCCCTTACTATCGCGATCAGTTGACTTGCCTCGCCGCCGGCATCAGCATCGACGAAATTTTTCTGAATGGACTGACTCGGCGCGATGACATTGCCAGCGGCGGTCGACACATGTCGAATCATTTTGCCAAACCGGCAATCGGCATTCAAAACGTTTCGAGCTGCGTCGCCAATCATGCCCTGCATGCGGTCGGCGTAGCACGCGCGATCAAATATTACAAATCCGACGCCGTGGCGTTTGCCAGCTTCGGCGAGGCCTCGACCTCGGAAGGCTATGTTTATGAGGCCTTCAACGGCGCCAGCCGTGAGCGGTTGCCGGTTATTTTCGTGATCCAAAACAACAAATATGGCATCAGCGTGCCGCTGCACGAGCAGACGGCCAATGAGTGCGTCGCGGATAATTACACCGGCCTCAAATACATTCACATTGTGCGCTGCGACGGCACGGATCCGATCGACAGCCGCATGGCGATGGATGAGGCGCTGGATTATGTGAAAACCGGCAGCGGCCCGGCGATTGTCCATGCGCAGTGCGTTCGCCTCGGCCCGCATTCCAACAGCGACCGTCACGAGTCGTATCGTTCCGAAGAGGAATTGGCTGAAGCGCGCGCGAAAGATCCGCTCGTTCGTTTTCGCGCTTACATTTTAAAGGAAGGCTTGATGAGCGAAGACGAGCTGGCCGCCATTGAGGCCGAGAACAAGAAGCTGGTCGATGCGGCAGCCCAACGCGCCGAAGCCGCGCCGCTGCCCGACCCGAAGTCGGTTTACCAATTCGTCATTCCCACGCCATTCGAAACCGAAGAAACGCCGACACCGGCGGAGGGGAAAAAAGAAAAACTCCGCGAAGCGATCAACCGCACGCTGCACGAGGAGTTTCGGCGCAATCCCAACACGTTTTTATGGGGGCAGGACGTGGCGACCGGCGACAAGGGTGGCGTCTTCAATGTGACGGAAGGCATGCAGAAGGCTTTTGGGCGCGGCCGAGTTTTCAATGCACCGCTCGCCGAAGATTTCATCACCGGCACCGCCAACGGTTTTTGCCGCTTCAGCAAAGACATTTGGGTGGTGATCGAGGCGGCGCAGTTCACCGATTACATCTGGCCGGCGATGGAACAGATGGTGGAAACGACGCACGAGTATTGGCGCACCAACGGCCAGTACGCGCCCAACATCGTCGCCCGCATGGCCTGCGGCGGGTACATCGGCGGCGGTTTGTATCATTCGCAGTCCGCCGAGGGCGTCTTCGCCAACTTTCCCGGCTTGCGCATCGTCATGCCAGCGTTTGCCGATGATGCCGCGGGGTTATTGCGAACGGCCATGCGCTCGCGTGGCTTGACGATTTTCTTCGAGCCGAAAAATCTTTACAACTTGCCATCGGCGCAAGCCGTGCAAACCGGCCCCGATCATTTCGTGCCGTTCGGCAAAGCCCGCCTTCGCCGGCCCGGCAAGGACCTCACCATCGTCACCTACGGCAACGCCGTTCATTTCGCTTTGAAAGCGGCGGACAAGCTCGCCGCCGAAGCAGGCATCGACGCGGAAGTGATCGATCTGCGTTCGCTGGTGCCGATGGATGTGGAAACCGTGCGCGCTTCGATTGCGAAAACCAACCGCGCCATGGTGGCGAGCGAAGATCACAAAACCGGCGGCTTCGGCGGCGAGATTCTCTCGCGTATAGTCGAAGAATGCTTCGAGCTGCTCGATGCGCCTCCGCAGCGCGTGTGCTCGCTGGACATTCCGATTGGCTTCAGCCGGATTCTCGAGGCGGAGATTTTGATCGACGACCGCAAAATTTACAGCGCGGCGCTGGAGTTGATGAGATATTAG
- a CDS encoding response regulator, whose amino-acid sequence MKNILVVEDEKHLQILYEQELAAEGYNVFTAKNGNEALEKARQNPIDLAILDIKLENENGLDVLRNMMEEQRGLKVILNTAYPNFRHDFKSWSAEDYIVKSSNLDELMAKVRELAPL is encoded by the coding sequence ATGAAGAACATTTTGGTTGTCGAGGACGAAAAACACCTGCAAATTCTCTATGAGCAGGAACTGGCGGCTGAAGGTTACAATGTATTCACCGCGAAAAACGGCAACGAAGCGCTGGAAAAGGCAAGGCAGAATCCGATTGATCTGGCGATACTCGACATCAAACTCGAAAACGAAAACGGGTTGGATGTCTTGAGAAACATGATGGAAGAGCAGCGCGGCCTGAAAGTCATTTTGAACACGGCCTACCCGAATTTTCGCCATGATTTCAAAAGCTGGTCGGCGGAAGACTATATCGTCAAGTCTTCCAACCTCGACGAACTGATGGCCAAAGTCCGCGAGCTGGCGCCGCTGTAA
- a CDS encoding SPOR domain-containing protein, with the protein MAVFCGCTLKSEDQPPSNRADAPATDRDTRTDRSDAGQQPPPGQSRPPRGEVKSNEYTVQVGLFKRMEEADQRAYELRARRINNFVQQTGTQWRVCVGRYYSEGRAARMANQLKAMGFTEATVIAPGK; encoded by the coding sequence ATGGCAGTCTTTTGTGGCTGCACATTAAAAAGCGAAGATCAGCCGCCCAGCAACCGTGCTGATGCGCCGGCCACGGACCGTGACACCCGCACTGATCGCAGCGACGCCGGCCAACAGCCGCCGCCCGGACAGTCGCGCCCGCCGCGCGGCGAAGTGAAAAGCAACGAATATACAGTTCAAGTCGGTCTTTTCAAGCGGATGGAAGAGGCGGATCAGCGCGCGTACGAATTGCGGGCGCGGCGCATAAATAATTTTGTTCAGCAGACCGGCACGCAGTGGCGCGTGTGCGTGGGGCGTTATTATTCCGAAGGCCGGGCCGCGCGCATGGCGAACCAACTCAAAGCCATGGGTTTTACCGAGGCGACGGTGATTGCACCGGGAAAATAA
- a CDS encoding DUF5679 domain-containing protein: protein MAYCVKCRKKSPMVETQRVTMKNGRPAISGKCGVCGTGMYKILAQKKT, encoded by the coding sequence ATGGCTTATTGCGTGAAATGCCGCAAAAAATCCCCCATGGTCGAAACCCAACGTGTCACGATGAAAAATGGCCGCCCGGCAATCAGCGGCAAATGTGGCGTCTGTGGCACCGGTATGTACAAAATCCTGGCGCAGAAGAAGACTTGA
- the efp gene encoding elongation factor P, giving the protein MAAVSEFRNGMAIRHNGDIWVVTEFQHFNPGNWRAMIRTKLKHAKSGRVIDHTFRMTDKIEEVRLDMKDMQYLYEADDNLYFMDTETYEQTFIPADLLGDNKRFLKEGNLCHIMFHEGSAISAELPFFIEFKVIEAEPAVKGDTATGVMKNAVIETGAKVQVPLFIKEGDIIKIDTRTGKYLERVSQ; this is encoded by the coding sequence ATGGCAGCAGTTTCGGAATTTCGCAACGGTATGGCGATCAGGCACAACGGCGACATTTGGGTCGTCACAGAGTTTCAGCATTTCAACCCCGGCAACTGGCGCGCGATGATTCGCACCAAGCTCAAGCACGCCAAATCCGGCCGTGTCATCGACCATACCTTCCGCATGACCGACAAGATCGAGGAAGTCCGCCTCGATATGAAAGATATGCAATATCTCTATGAAGCCGACGACAATCTGTATTTCATGGATACCGAAACCTACGAGCAAACTTTCATTCCGGCGGATTTACTGGGCGACAACAAACGCTTCTTGAAAGAAGGCAATCTCTGCCACATCATGTTTCACGAGGGCAGCGCCATTTCCGCCGAGCTGCCTTTTTTCATCGAATTTAAGGTTATTGAGGCGGAGCCGGCGGTGAAAGGCGACACCGCGACGGGGGTGATGAAAAACGCCGTTATCGAAACCGGCGCCAAAGTGCAGGTGCCGCTTTTCATCAAAGAAGGGGACATCATTAAAATCGACACGCGGACGGGAAAATATCTCGAGCGCGTCAGCCAATAA
- a CDS encoding YIP1 family protein, with protein sequence MPNCPNCHQQIPEISEGKFCPFCGASLTPETRPPTNISEPAAASDAESHHAASGATPGVPWEDRRRLGFLPAFSQTWSDSVLRPTEFFRRAPKTGNLGSALLYAALIGVAGSMLSLFWTYWFWESSPEMEKLQQLFGEEFNRDRLGVAALLVPAATLIWIFIAAFVYHLCLLITGANKHGFETTLRGFCYSYGPQLLAAIPQCGSMLALLWQCVLMIIAWREMHESTTGRVMTAVLLPFIFCCGLIIFFAFSLAGFLNRLSY encoded by the coding sequence ATGCCCAACTGCCCAAACTGTCACCAGCAAATTCCGGAAATTTCCGAAGGGAAATTTTGCCCTTTCTGCGGGGCGTCGCTGACACCGGAAACGAGGCCGCCGACTAACATTTCGGAGCCGGCGGCCGCGAGCGACGCCGAGTCGCATCATGCTGCAAGCGGCGCAACACCCGGCGTACCCTGGGAAGATCGCCGGCGCCTCGGCTTTTTGCCGGCCTTCAGCCAAACCTGGAGCGATTCGGTTTTGCGCCCAACGGAATTTTTCCGCCGCGCGCCGAAAACCGGCAACCTCGGCTCGGCGCTGCTGTATGCCGCCCTGATCGGCGTCGCCGGCAGCATGCTTTCGCTTTTCTGGACGTATTGGTTTTGGGAATCGTCGCCGGAGATGGAAAAACTCCAGCAGCTTTTCGGCGAGGAATTCAACCGCGACAGGCTGGGCGTCGCCGCGCTGCTGGTGCCGGCGGCAACATTGATCTGGATTTTTATCGCCGCGTTTGTTTATCATCTTTGCCTGCTGATCACCGGCGCCAACAAACACGGTTTTGAGACGACGCTGCGGGGATTTTGCTACAGCTACGGCCCGCAACTGCTCGCGGCCATTCCTCAATGCGGCAGCATGCTGGCCTTGCTCTGGCAATGCGTGTTGATGATCATTGCCTGGCGCGAGATGCACGAAAGCACAACCGGGCGGGTGATGACCGCGGTTTTATTGCCGTTCATTTTCTGCTGCGGCCTGATTATTTTCTTCGCCTTCAGTCTGGCCGGATTTCTCAACCGACTGAGTTATTGA
- a CDS encoding M1 family metallopeptidase, translating into MSTVNAKTRFRFMLIFIYSILALAPLSHARQFGTFTSGGVLSPNQAKYDVKYYELNLKVDPSQQEISGYVEVRVESVVPAMDTLELDLIDNFVISKIERAGKTLPFVHQNHKIKLALAEKLAANQQAGFRIHYAGKPPVAIRPPWEGGFNWSKDGNGKPWIGVSCQGEGGKIWWPCKDHPSDEPDSVGINITIPDSLYCATNGLLQAVVPAEKGWKTFRWKTRYPVNNYNVSINIGDYAMVRRPYHGTTGTMDIVFYVLKQDSAKGPALVEMAEEFLRFYAKYFGEYPWIKEKFGLAHTFYLGMEHQTINAYGNHFRNNQYGYDWLMLHEMGHEWWGNYVTVRDWADFWIHEGICSYAEALFLNDKFGIEAYHKYVKENLRRRIMNRQPIVPKRDATTSESYNSDIYAKAAVVLHTLRYFIGDSLLLDVLKTFATDPAYTLHNRVVSQDFIDLVNRKSGQDLNWFFQQYLYTAKPPTLEYKILRKPEASTELAIRWRDEGFRLPVEVRATVGDKVSVKRIDVNSSWQHYQFTGNPKLEIDPVGWILMEVAGGEAVE; encoded by the coding sequence ATGTCAACTGTGAATGCGAAAACCCGTTTTCGTTTTATGCTGATTTTTATCTATTCCATTCTCGCCTTAGCACCACTTTCCCACGCCCGCCAATTTGGCACTTTCACTTCCGGCGGTGTGCTCAGTCCCAACCAGGCGAAGTACGATGTCAAATATTACGAGTTGAATCTCAAAGTCGATCCGAGCCAACAAGAAATTTCCGGCTACGTCGAAGTGCGGGTTGAGAGCGTGGTTCCGGCGATGGACACGCTCGAGCTTGATCTGATCGATAATTTTGTCATCAGCAAAATCGAGCGCGCCGGAAAAACGCTGCCGTTTGTGCATCAGAATCACAAAATCAAATTGGCGCTGGCCGAGAAATTGGCGGCCAATCAGCAGGCGGGTTTTCGCATTCATTACGCCGGCAAACCGCCGGTGGCCATACGTCCGCCGTGGGAGGGCGGCTTCAATTGGAGCAAGGACGGCAACGGCAAGCCGTGGATCGGCGTCTCCTGCCAGGGCGAGGGCGGAAAAATTTGGTGGCCGTGCAAAGATCATCCGAGCGATGAGCCCGACAGCGTCGGCATCAACATCACGATTCCGGATTCGCTTTATTGCGCGACGAACGGCCTGCTGCAAGCCGTCGTCCCGGCTGAAAAAGGCTGGAAAACGTTTCGCTGGAAAACGCGTTATCCGGTCAACAACTATAACGTTTCGATCAACATCGGCGATTATGCGATGGTGCGCCGCCCGTATCACGGAACGACGGGAACAATGGACATCGTGTTTTACGTTTTAAAACAGGATTCCGCCAAAGGCCCGGCGCTGGTGGAAATGGCCGAGGAGTTTCTACGGTTTTATGCAAAATATTTTGGCGAGTATCCGTGGATCAAAGAGAAATTCGGCCTGGCGCACACGTTCTATCTCGGCATGGAGCATCAGACGATCAACGCGTATGGCAATCATTTTCGGAACAATCAATACGGCTATGATTGGCTGATGCTGCATGAGATGGGGCACGAATGGTGGGGCAATTACGTCACCGTGCGTGATTGGGCGGACTTCTGGATTCACGAAGGCATTTGCAGCTACGCTGAAGCACTGTTTCTCAACGACAAATTCGGCATCGAGGCGTACCACAAATATGTGAAGGAAAATTTGCGCCGCCGCATTATGAATCGCCAGCCGATTGTGCCAAAGCGCGACGCGACGACGAGCGAGTCGTACAACAGCGACATTTACGCCAAAGCCGCTGTCGTGCTGCACACGCTGCGGTATTTCATTGGCGACTCGCTGCTGTTGGATGTACTCAAAACTTTTGCCACCGATCCGGCTTACACCTTGCACAACCGCGTGGTTTCACAGGATTTTATCGATCTGGTGAATCGCAAAAGCGGCCAGGATTTGAATTGGTTTTTCCAACAATATCTTTATACCGCCAAACCACCAACGCTGGAATACAAAATTCTCCGCAAGCCTGAGGCTTCGACGGAGCTTGCAATCCGCTGGCGCGATGAGGGCTTTCGCCTGCCGGTCGAGGTGCGTGCCACGGTCGGTGATAAAGTTTCTGTCAAGCGAATTGACGTCAATTCAAGCTGGCAGCACTATCAATTTACCGGCAATCCGAAATTGGAGATCGATCCGGTGGGGTGGATTTTGATGGAGGTTGCTGGAGGGGAAGCAGTCGAATAA
- a CDS encoding DUF2752 domain-containing protein has translation MPVATANAGHDQTPNSVSRRLDAGLVILPLFLLGFLLARFATPVFALLPPCWFRTAFGLPCPSCGATRAALALVRGELLAALVYQPLFVIGLVVLSIWSLLRLFEIFSGKMLIEKFSTKIAVTTERREVNLRQRVRWLTIGAIMLNWLYLVISE, from the coding sequence ATGCCTGTTGCGACTGCAAACGCCGGCCATGACCAGACACCAAACTCGGTTTCACGCCGGTTGGACGCGGGCCTCGTCATCCTGCCGCTTTTCCTGCTCGGTTTTTTGTTGGCGCGATTTGCGACGCCGGTTTTTGCGCTGCTTCCCCCGTGCTGGTTTCGCACGGCATTTGGCTTGCCCTGCCCGAGTTGCGGTGCAACGCGGGCCGCATTGGCCTTGGTGCGCGGCGAGCTGCTCGCGGCTTTGGTTTATCAGCCGCTTTTTGTCATTGGCCTCGTTGTTTTATCAATCTGGAGTTTGCTGCGGCTGTTTGAAATTTTCAGCGGCAAAATGCTGATTGAAAAATTTTCAACAAAAATCGCCGTCACCACAGAGCGGCGCGAGGTCAACCTTCGGCAGCGTGTGAGATGGTTGACGATCGGCGCCATCATGCTCAATTGGCTTTATTTGGTCATATCCGAATGA